The sequence below is a genomic window from Nitrospirota bacterium.
CTTCAAGAAGCTCGATGGCGAGCTGGTTTTAAGGGTTTATGATGTAACCGGTATCGCTACACCTGCCGATGCAATTAGCTATTTTGACATCAGCATACAGAGGATTGGCAGTGTTTACATAGAGGTTATGCCTGAAAGGGAATTCATCATGGAGACAGGCATTTTCAAGAAGAAAGTCTTTAGCAGGATTTCAAGGTCAAACAGGGTATCCACTCCATTGGCCATGCCCTTTAAAAAGGGACCGCCGCCAGCCCTGCCTGAAAAGTATTATGAAGTTGTAGGAGGAGGATTAGGGTCTTAGGAAAGTAGTTCCGAGATTCTTGCGAACTCCTCTATGCTTAATGTCTCGGGCCTTCTCTCTGGGGTAATACCTGCCTTAGTAAGTATATTTTTAATATCAGGAGATATTGTCTTTAGGGCATTGGAAAGGGTCTTTCTTCTTTGGGAAAATGCAGTTTTTACGAGCCTGAAAAAAACATTTTCGTCTTTTACGTTGACACTTGGTCTTTCATAAACAGAGATATGAAGGCATGCCGAATCCACCTTTGGCACAGGTCTGAATGCTCCGCGAGGTATGAGAAATTTAAGCTCAGGCTTTCCGTAATACTGAATCATAATAGAAAGCACTCCGTAGGCTTTTCCTCCCGGCTTTGCCACAACCCTTTGAGCGACCTCCTTTTGCACAGTAAGGGTCATGGATATGAGGTTTTTCCTTTGTTCGAGGAGCTTAAATATAATTGGGGTTGTTATGTGATAAGGGATATTTGCAACTACCTTGAACCTTCTCGTTGTCTCATAGGGGTATTTAAGGGCATTACCTAATATGAGCCTTATATTTTTCCTGTCATCGAGCCTCTCCTTTAAGTCAGAATAGAGTTCTCTGTCAAGCTCTATTGCAATGACCTCTTTTGCCTTTTCGGAAAGCATCATGGTGAGCCTGCCTGTGCCGGGTCCTATCTCTATAACAGTGTCTTCCGAAGAAACACTGGCAACCCGTATGAGTCTTCTTAATATCGATGGGTCATAAAGGAAGTTCTGACTCAGATATTTTTTCAAGAAAACTTCCGCACCCTTATAGAGTTTGCATGGGCCTGAAGTCCCTCTGCATCTGCAAGTGTCTCAACCGTCTTTGAAAGCCTCATAAAGCCTTGCTTTGAAAACTCAATGAGGCTTGAGCGCTTTATGAAGTCATACACTCCAAGTGGCGAGAAGAACCTTGATGTGCCTCCTGTTGGAAGTGTGTGATTAGGTCCTGCCGAATAATCGCCCATTGGCTCAGGGCTCCACTGACCAATGAATATGGCACCTGCGTTTTTTATCAGAGGGAGAAGCCTTCTTGGATTTTGGGTCATAATCTCAAGGTGCTCGACTGCTATAGAGTTTGAAATCTCCACTGCCTCTTTTATATCCTTTATCACTATGATTGCACCGTATCTTTTAATGGAGCATGAGGCTATTGCCTTTCTACTCAATGTCTTTATCTGTTTTTTTAGCTCTCCAGTAACCTTTTGTGCAAGAGTTTCTGAGTCTGTTATAAGGATTGAACTTGCAAGCTCGTCATGCTCTGCCTGACTGAGAAGGTCTCCTGCTACAAAGGCAGGGTTTGCCGAGGAGTCTGCTATTATGAGAATCTCGCTTGGTCCTGCTATCATATCTATGTCAACCTCTCCAAAGACCAGTCTCTTGGCAGTTGCCACATAGATGTTTCCCGGACCCACAACCTTGTCAACCT
It includes:
- the rsmA gene encoding ribosomal RNA small subunit methyltransferase A produces the protein MKKYLSQNFLYDPSILRRLIRVASVSSEDTVIEIGPGTGRLTMMLSEKAKEVIAIELDRELYSDLKERLDDRKNIRLILGNALKYPYETTRRFKVVANIPYHITTPIIFKLLEQRKNLISMTLTVQKEVAQRVVAKPGGKAYGVLSIMIQYYGKPELKFLIPRGAFRPVPKVDSACLHISVYERPSVNVKDENVFFRLVKTAFSQRRKTLSNALKTISPDIKNILTKAGITPERRPETLSIEEFARISELLS
- the hisD gene encoding histidinol dehydrogenase, with the translated sequence MKVITSDREIKSFIGTLQSRALGVSPAIAKTVRAILHEVRKKGDRAVVDFTRKFDGYTPRSLRIPLEDIKRYARLADKDFLRALDASIKRIREFHRRQVETSWSFKEDGIELGQIIRPIERVGVYVPGGKASYPSTVLMNVIPAQVAGVPEIVLCLPTPNGEVNPYVMSAINMLGIKEVYSIGGAQAIGALAYGTKSIKKVDKVVGPGNIYVATAKRLVFGEVDIDMIAGPSEILIIADSSANPAFVAGDLLSQAEHDELASSILITDSETLAQKVTGELKKQIKTLSRKAIASCSIKRYGAIIVIKDIKEAVEISNSIAVEHLEIMTQNPRRLLPLIKNAGAIFIGQWSPEPMGDYSAGPNHTLPTGGTSRFFSPLGVYDFIKRSSLIEFSKQGFMRLSKTVETLADAEGLQAHANSIRVRKFS